DNA sequence from the Armigeres subalbatus isolate Guangzhou_Male chromosome 1, GZ_Asu_2, whole genome shotgun sequence genome:
AACCTAATATTAAGTATCTTTAAATGGTTTTAAAGGGCTGTTCAGTATGTTACAAAGTCATGATAACGGACTGGCTGATTGGACACCCTTTTGGGAAGCAAACGATGTAAATAATCAGTATCCttattcacctgtcataagacgagtttaaacaatcccattgaattccaccacttaattgtatcctgacagatacgtatttcgacctcaacagtaaggccgtcttcagtgtctcgtacttgactcgacacgaaagtcgagtcaagtacgagacactgaagacggccttactgttgaggtcgaaatacgtatctgtcaggatacaattaagtggtggaattcaatgggattgtttaaactcgtcttatgacaggtgaaaacattccactaaaaagctcaaaataattttcttatcagtatCCTTATTGTTCGATGCGTCATTTTGTGGATTATTGCTACTTCCActacctgtagatgagttttcAGAATCCATGTTGCCATTGAGTGATCCTCTGTTACCAACCTTTTTCAGATGCGCTGAACTACGCCTGTACCGTTTACCACTATCCATCGATTCAATTAGTGTATCAGTGCCTGATTTCCGTTTTACTCTGAATTCCTCATTGGAGTAGTCACTTTCTAGCTTATTAGTCTTACGCATACGTTTTGCAAGTACTGTATCACCTTCCTGTAAATCGTGCTCCTTTGCATTACGTTTCTTATCGCTATATTCCTTACCTTTTTCTTTAACAACAGCGTCCCTATCACGCACAAAGGCATCTTCATCGAAATTAACCACAGTAGGCAGTTTACTTTTGATGTGACGTCCAAACATTAGCTCGCCCGGTGATTTTCCAGTACTTGGATGTTTTGTTGAGTGATAGGTCAGCAAATACCGTCTCAATTCTGCCCTCCAGTCTTGCCCCAGCTCCTGTGCTATTCGGAGCCGCTTGAGGATTGAACGGTTTTGGCGCTCCACTTCCCCGTTTGATTGAGGCCAATATGGAATGGTGTTTAGAAGACGTATACCATTCGTAACACAAAACTCACGAAATTCCGTGCATTCAGAACTTAGCTGTGGTGCGTTGTCAGCTTTTAAAACAGTCGGCATCCCAAATCTGCTAAACATTATCGAAATTTCGCGCATAACGTCTTTAGCTGTAGTTTTTTCCATTTCAACAACTTCCATGAACCTACTATAACAATCTACAACCACTAGTAAATGTTGTCCTTCTGGAAGAGGACCCAGAAAGTCAAGTGCTACAGTTTGCCATGGAGCAGAAGCTGACTACGTTGCATTAGCTCTGGTGCTTCGGGAGCAGCTACTAGGGTACACCCTCTACATAGTTTCACATACCTCTCTACTTCAGCGTCCATTTTTGGCCACCAGACGTTGGCTCGTAGATGATTCTTCATCATGGTGATGCCAGGATGCCCTTCGTGGGCGGTAACCAATACTCTATTCCGAAGAGAAGATGGAATGACTATCCGATCTCCCCGCAGCAGGACGTTCTGATAAACGCTCAACTCATTGGCACAAACTCGAAAGTCAATGGATAAATTATGCAGTTCACCAGTCTCCAAGATTTTCATAACTTGCTGTATTCCGTTATCAGTTTTCGTTGACTCACTCAATTCTTGCCATGTCAATGCTGCCGATCCAGCCGCATACAAAGATACCTCGTGTACAATGATCTCTTCAGTAACATCAAACGGTTTTGCCGCACGCACTGCAAGACGTGATAGGGTATCCGCCACATTGTCTCTGCCAGCCACGTAGACTACTTTATATTCGAACATTTGCAGCTGAAGAACCCACCTCTCTATGCGAGCGCATGGTTTAGATCTCTTGGAAAACAGAAGCTCTAGAACTTTGCAATCAGTAACCAGGTCAAACTTTTTCCCTAAGAGATAGTACTGGAAGCGCTCTACACTCCAAACGAGAGCAAGTGCTTCCTTCTCTGTTTGGCAGTAGCGCCGCTCCGTTTCTGTCAACGATTTTGACGCAAAACTAATAACTCTATGTTGGCCATCAGCATcgaactgtattaaaattgcCCCAAGTCCTACAGGGCTGGCGTCGGCTATAACGCGTCTTTTATGTCTTGAAACGTTTTAGAATGCTTCTCTGTCCACTCGAACTTGACATCCTTATGTAGCAGATTTCTAAGTGGCTCGTCAATTGTGGCAAGATTAGGAATGTATTTGTTCATGTAATTCGCTAATCCTAAGAAGCTGCGTACCTCAGCTTCATTTTGAGGCTCACGAAATGTACGTAGGGCAGCAATCTTCGACTCTGATGGGCTTACACCCTGTGAACAAATATTATGGCCTAAAAATTCTAATTCAGTCACCCTTAACTTGCATTTCTCCCAGTTGAGCTCGACACCTCGTTCTTTTAAACGTGACAAAACCtacaataaaacattttttttataggatttattcattttatttaagtTCATGATTGAGTTGCAAAACCCATTAATTCACGCTACCTTCTCTAGGCGATTGTCATGTTCGTTAACATCCTTCCCTTCTATGATTATGTCATCAAGATAGCAGTACGCACCATCGCAGCCTGCCAAAATCTCGTCCATCGCTTTTTGAAATGCTTCAGGTGCTGTGACGAGTCCAAACGGGAGCCGCTTAAAGCGAAACAGCCCGCGATTCGTGATGAAAGTCGTATGGTCCCTGGAATCCTCAGCCAATTCTATTTGTAGAAACGCCTCCTTCACATCAAGCTTACTCCAAATATTACCTCGGCCAAGGCGAGCAATGTAGTCCTCGACTACTGGCATTGGGTGATGTTCTCTGAGCACAACTTCGTTTACTCGGCGCAAGTCTAGCCACAACCGTGGTTCTCCATTAGCCTTGCCAACAACCACCAGCGGGGACACCCAGCTGGTTGGGCCACTTTTTACTTCGATTACGTCACGCTTCAAAAGTtcgtcaattttccttccaacaGCGTCCTCCAGTGGCAATGGAATTCTGCGCATTGGTTGATAGACGGGTTTTACATCGGGATTTGCTTGAATGCTGACCTTAATGCCCTTGATTTTACCTAGTGGTTTGAGCACTTCTCCTACCTGAGAGATGTTTATTCCTACACGTAGAACACCCAACTGCTTTGCCGTTTTGTCACCAAGCAGACATCGCTGACCTTCTTCGACCACCAAAAATTCAGCGTGAACTGTTTTTGTACCAGTGGTGATATCGGCTGTGAATGACCCGAGTATTGTAAGTAGTCGGTCACTACCGTACCCTCGTAGCATTCTAGTGCTTCCCTTTTCGGAAGATTGTATGGAAATACGTTGTTTCTTCATCTCCAACCATGCTTTGGCGGTAACTAGACTGGCATCAGCTCCTGAGTCCACCAACATGTCAATATTTACTCCTCAGACAACGCATGGTATTACATTCAGCTCATTCCCCGTGTAAAATGCGTAATACACCTTGCCCTGATCCAAGCTCTCGGAGGAATCTTTAATCACCGGGTTATCGTTTGTCGCATCATTAGTTTCTATAGTGTGGATCTGTAACAAAGGGAAACGAAGCTCATAAGCATTGATCATTGAATACTGAACATATCAACACACCTGTTTAGTATTTGCCACTTTCCCCATTTCACGCTTCGGTTTGCGACagagtttttcaaaatgaccgtAGCTTTTACAATTGTGGCACTGCTTCCCGCGGGCTGGGCACGCTGTCGAAATCGCAATATGTCCCAAACGTCCGCAATTGTAACAGTTTTTTCCTTGCGACCTTCCAGCGACTCCTATTCCAAAACCTCTCTGCTCTGCCACTTTGTAAATTTTCCCCGGTCGTTGtgcttccgaaatttcttccacCTGCGTGTCAACGATCTCCTGCGATACACCGAGTCTTTCTATCTCCGGAAACGAAAGATCTTTTAGCAGAATCGTTTTACGAACATCATTCGAGGCGCATCCCTCGACAACCGCATCCGTAAGATAGATGTAGGTCAGAACTTGTGCTACTTCTGTGTCGTATCTGTCAAAACCGCATTCCGATGCCTGCTGCTTCAGGCGTATAATGAAATCTGCGAATCGTTCGCCACTTTGTTGCTTCATCTGGCGAAGCTTTCGACGTTCAGATGTGTTTTGATGTCGCGGTTCAAAGAATTCATCGAAAGGTCTCCGAGATTTCTGAAAACTGTCTGCAACGCAGATCCGCCCAGATGCAAAAGCTTTGCTCGTTTTACCTTTTGGTCCATGATCCCATACGCCTCGAAGTAACAGTCGAGGGATTCCTTCCACTTCTTCCATTCCTTGGCTAGCTTACCagtttcaattcgatcacaccgGAAAGGTGGAACAGCTCTTGATTCTTCCATCTGTAATTCAATTGACCAAAAGAAGACCCAATCAGAAAACACGAAACTTTCAAAACACTTATTCGTCATTTGTTGCTATGCATGGTTGCTTCGGAAGGAGTTAGCCCTTCTGCTTTTGTTTTGACAATTGTCAACGATTGATAgatttgagttataattttgttatgcattcctgatcgggttgTAGCCATGCTGTCGTGGCGTGGACCGCAAACGCCTCCAACTTTCTGCATCGTGCATGAGAACGTGTAGTATAATCTTTCCTCTAACCTGCATGACTCTTGCAGGGGCACACGAAGTGGAACAGTATTTTACGAAGGGATAATTTTTAGTTCTATACTGCATTGAAAAGGTTTCAGGCGAAAAGCAAATTATTGTTCATTTGTGTGAAATCTGAGTAAACTTTTGTTGGGGTAATGCCTGATTTTGGGCAGTGTCCCATTAGGAGTAATGTCATTCGGAGTAAAGTGgtcttcggggtaatggcattatgggcagagatgtcctacacagttggcaaaaaatctgctaatttttacaatttttaacaatcaaataaaatacatttagTGAGTGCAATTAATATTAATTCTATTTAGAAGGATATTTGAGCTTTCgaaatgtcacttcaatctgtcaaaataatACACGCAGGGGCCACGCTTGTATTTGGCGTGCACCATTTTGTCAAATTGAAGTGACATTTCGAAAgctcaaatatccttctattaatTGCACTCACTGAAGGtattttatttgattgataaaaattgtgaaaataaaagagcagattttttgccaattgtgtaggacatctctgattatgggtaatggaatgatggatgacggctttggctgatattcgctcctctatcttcctcaaAGCtacatcggtgatccattgttttctcacaGTGCGCAGTTCGCCTTGATTATTCTCGTTGGTGTCGATGAAGCCGTCCTTGATGGCGGTCCTTTGGTCTGCCACCTTTCGGAATATGTGCAGCACGACTCTCCAGTTATTCAACGAAGACGAAAGACCTTTTCATCGTTATATCGGCCTTGTCGCActctctcactctagctgatgtcacaAGGATATGGGTGCCCCAGCACTTAATCTTTAACTAGTGTTCAATTGTCATCGGCAGAcacgtggaagcgtgagtattggaactggTGAGCTATTTTGGACGCTCCTTCCCAGGTGTTGTCTCACAATTTCGTAACCTAATTATTCACTCCTCTCGATATTATAATTAATTTGGCACTGTCGCATATTTTCGTAATACAGTTATGCGATCAACCGCACATTTTGCAACAAGAAACACATATCGTTATACGAACTGCATAGCGATTACACGCACTCcgttaagttaaaaaaaattagtagATTTAACAATCACgtagaaaaaaaacactaaacCTTTTTTTTCTACAGAAAGCTAAATTGAATCATTAGCTGAATAATAATGTTGTGTAGGATGGACCGAGATCGGCCACAGTGGTAGCCAGGTTTGTATTCTTAAATCTTCACATCCATTTGTTTCTCGTCAGAGCAGCCAAGTACTCCTTCATTCATAGACTCCACTATCCACATTCAGATCCATATTTTCCATATACCATAGTAGATATAATAATTCCAAACCATGAGCTGCGGGTCGACCGAGCAGCACATGGAAACACTCGGCATTGCAATTTCCACTTGTCGGTCCATTATTTATGGGTTTATTACCCTTCCTCCGCAGCCAGCCAACAAACGGAGATAATCTGATTTCGTGTTTCCTCTCTTTTCCACGCTGCGGCTGTCAACAATGGCGGCAACATTGTTTTCGCCCTCGGAACCCATCTCCCCGGCCAACGCGCTTGAACTGTGCGACCCACCCGAGAACAGCAGTCGTCATTTTTCACAATTACTGTTTACATAGAAGATATCAACGATAATGATCCCGAATTTATCAATCTACCGTATGCGATCACGCTGGACGAATCAACGCCAATTGAGACGGTGGTGTTTAATAGAATTAAGGCAATTGATCGTGATAAGCCAAACACGCCGAATTCCGACATTGAGTACGCGATCGCGCCGAAGCAGATCAAGAGCGGCGACTTCCCGTTTCGTCTGGAGAGCTCCCAGAAGCCGAAGCTGATCCTCCAGCGGCCGCTCGACTACGACACCGGGCTGCACTCGATGAATGTGCTGGTGATTGCGAGCGACCGTGGGAACCCACCGCGCACGGCCAACGCAACCGTTCGGGTGACGGTCCGGGACGTGGACGACTTGTCGCCGATCTTCACCCGGGCCATTTATCGCACCAAGCTGAAGGAGTCGTTTCCGATTACGGTAATTGCGGTGGTTCTGATTTGAGCGCGATGACGAGGCGGGTCTGATGTGTGTGATTGTGCGTTTCGTTTCAGGGCAAGCCCATTCACCAGGCGGTGCCTTTTGATCCTCCGATCGGGGCGTTCGATCAGGACTCGTTGAATGCGACGCTGGTCTACAGCATAATTGGCGGTAATGAGCGAAAATTGTTCTGGATGTCACCGGAAACGGGCGTGATCTTCCTCCAGAAGGAGATAGATTTGGAGGCGGAGAGTCTGCCAGACAACACAATGGTGCTGCAGATCGAGGCGAGGCAAACAAATAGTCCGTCACGGAGTTCTTTGGCAAGGTAAGTGTTTCACAAATTGATTAGTTGATTATGTTCTAACTGGCCTTGATTCAATTAGGGTGGAAATGGAGATCATTGATCTGAACGACAATCTTCCTGAATTTGAGGTTGATCTCTACAACATATCGATCATCGAAAATCTTCCGAAGGGCTTTAGCATTCTTCAGGTGAACGCGATCGATCGCGATCAAGGTGAGAATGCTGAGTTCTACTACTACTTGGGAGCGGAGGACCCCAAAGGAGCGTTTGTTATTGATCACATGTCTGGTTGGATTGTGGTAAATGATGAAACATTCCTCGATAAGGAGGCTCGCAATTCGCTTCATATGACGGTTAATGCCATGGAACGGATAGAGCAAGTTGATCGTAGTCGCAATTATGGAACTGTACAGGTGGAGATCACTTTGTTGGACACAAACGACAACACTCCTGAGTTCGAGCAGGGAACTTTGTACGAATTTAAAGCGAATTGTAGTGCTGCCGTTGGAAGTAAAGTGGGGTCCATCAAAGCTCTTGACCCGGATGATATGGGTAACGGTCAGATTCAGTATCACATAAAAAACGTTCGACCAAATCTGGCGATCCCCTTCAAGCTTGATCCAGACACGGGAGACATTAAGGTGACAGAGACATTGACGTACGGAAAGATTGCATTTTTTGTCGAAGCACGCGATCAACCACAAAACCCATCCGAATCACGATTCAATGTGGCTTTGGTTACGATCGATATCGTGTGTCAATCAATCGAAGAAATCGAGTTCATTGGGGCTCCGTACGAATTCTGGGTAGGAGCGGATGCACCAATTGGAGCATCTGTAGGACAAATACGCACCACATTTGACTCGAATACGGAAGAAGAGATCTTTTTTGATCTCCTCCATTCTTACCCAGAAGGAGTACCCTTCGCGATTGAAGAACGATCCGGAATTGTGACGGTGATTGAGGTTCTTGACAAGTTCGACAGACGTTGTTACGAATTTGAAACGGTTGTATCATATCTGCCGAACGCCGAAGGTAAAAATCTTGACCAACTGACTCCCGAAGCGTACAACAATTTGGAGAAGATAATCGTTACGAACGTTACCATTCACGTCATCAAGAACAACTTCATGCTTCTCAGAGGGACTAATTCAACCCCCATCGAGTTTAAGATCAAGGAAAACAAACCAAATACGATTATTGGACAGCTCAAGTTCCAGGACTTCCAAGAGCAATGCGAAGCCGACgaaaaaggaattcctccgttgATTTCGGTACGAGGCGATCGCAACCGCAGTGACCGGCAGGTTTTCAATCTCAATGGTAAGAATCGGACCCGCTACGGTCGGAGATTTATTCGAGAAGTAGCCACGGATTACGTTCAACTGTACCCATTGGTTGCCTTCGATGCCATTTACACAACGAATGTGACAACCAGAAAGGCAAGAAATTCCAGATACTCTCGCAACCCGACTAGTGGAGTTCAATATTCGCTGGTCAATAGCTATGACGTTGCGGAAACCATCCGCCTCACGAACGATGGCAAACTGATGACCGTGAAGGGTCTTGATCGCGAGAAGCAAGACCTGATCAAAGTGACGATCATCGCGGAGTACTTCTATAAGCATCGCACTTTCGCCGGCATCTACCAGGTTGTAATCCTGGTGGAAGATGAAAACGATAACCCACCAAAGTTCAATCAGCCCTACTTCTTGGGGGTGATCGCGGAAAATTCCCCCATAGGAACGGAAATTGTCCTAAATAATCCGATCATCATAACCGATCAGGACATCGGCGTAAACTCCGAGTACGAACTGATCCTATCGGGTGAGTCGAATTCCTTCGCGGCACAGTTCTCCAATTCCACCCTTTCGAACTACAACAAAACTGTGGCGCACATTTTCAAGAATCTTCAGATCGCCAACCTCGATTCCAGCGAAGTGCTCAATCGACGTGTTGATTTTCGGTCGAAGCCTTTCGAGGGGATAAATGGATCGACCCCGCATTACAACATCCTCTTCATGGGACCGAACAAGCTCGATCGCGAGGAGATCGACAGCCTGAATCTGAAAATGGTGGCCACCGATCGGGACAGTTTGACCTCGGAGGTGGAGCTGCGGATTCTGATCTTGGACGTGAACGACAATCCGCCGATTTTCGATAAGATCGCAATTTTCCGCAAGAGTAAGTGCGAGATGTTGGAGAATCTGAGCGATCTGGAGTTGTACTATCTGGACGAGTTGGAGACGGAAGTGTTGCCCGAGTTCATGGAGATGGAGAAGAATGGCGGTCGGTTGAGCTACGGTGTTGACAGTTTGTTCGAGATGGTGCAATCGGCTCCGTACGTGGGGATGCCCCGGTTGCTTGACGGGCAGGCGATGTTGGGGAATCGATCATTGGTTATGAAGAGGAAGCTGTACAAACCGAAAGCACGGCTGCGAACGGGCACGAGGAATACCAGGGCGATAAGCAAACAGTCCGGGTTGAGATTTAGTCTTCCGGAGAATGTGGAGGTCGGGAAGGTGATTCTGAAACTGACCGCTAGCGATGATGACTTTGACAAGAACTCGAAGGTGTTTTATGAAATCGTGAATCAGGAGGAGATTCCTGTGAAGAATAGGAGCAGTTATTTTAAGATTGATCGATCGAGCGGGGAACTGAAGGCGGTGAAACGGTTGCCACCGGAGACGGAGATCAGATTGAATATTTCAGCAAAAGATGTTGGTGGATTGACGGACGTGATTAGTTTGGAGTTCAAGATCTACGATGTGAATGACAATTCTCCGGTGTTCGAACAGCAGTGGTACACGTTCAAGGTTGACGAGGGAAGTTATCCGATCACTGGGAAGAACATTGGTAAGGTGCGAGCGACTGACGAAGATCTGGGAATGAACGGGAACGTGTCATATCTTCTGCTGGCAGAGGATGATGCAAAAATTCCGTTTTCAATATCACCATTAGAAGGCACAATTCGTGTTTCCGGCGAAATCGATCGAGAATCGATTGCGTCTTACCATTTCAAAGTGTTGGCGTCGGATAACAATTTTGACCTGAAACTGTCCGCAATGGTGGATGTTGAGGTTATCGTACTGGACAAGAACGATAACAGTCCGGAGTTCACCACCTACGATGAACTGCATTATGATCGCAGTAGCATTAAACGACTTCCCGTTTATGTGTCGTACATCAACGTAAATTCCAAACCGGGAACCTTCGTCAAACAGGTTCAGGCGAAGGATAATGACTtcgccgaaaatggaaacggattGGTGATCTTTTCCCTGACTGGTCAAAGCGATCTTCTGCAGTTCAGTATCGATCCCAAGGACGGAGTTATTACCACGGCAACCAAATTCATCCCACCGACGAATCGGAAGACCTATCAGCACATAAACGTGACGATAGTTGCCTCCGACTTTGGAACACCTCCACGATCGAGTAGTGCCCTGTTGATCGTCAACCTTCAGGGCGATCCGGAGAGGATGAACGCGGTCGAGGAGCGAGTTCCTCTATTTCCGTACAAATACTATGAATTGGAATTACGCGAAAACGAGCATGCCCCCAAAATAGCTCTGAACATCAGCCTTAACAAAAAATATGCAAAGGATAATTTCCGGTGGACAATCGTCAATGACGATAACGGCGACAAATTCCGGATCGATGAAAATAATGGATCTCTTTGGTTGCTACAGCCATTGGATCGGGAAGAACAGGATTCCTACGAGATCAAAATCAAGGTGGATAGACTCAAGTCTCGAGAAAGCCGAAACATTCCAAGTGTGTTGTACGCACTGGAGAATCCAGTAAAAAAGAAGACCCACAAACTGCACGACAACGAGGTGGAGATCCTGATCAAAGTGATGGACGTGAACGACAATGCACCGATCTTCCGAGACAATGATGGACCGATTATTGCGGTTGTCCCTGATCGAGCTAACTACGGGTACTCGGTGCTGAAGGTCGAAGCCTTTGACGAGGATGCCGGAAGCAATGGCGACATCCGTTATTCGCTGCTAAACGAACCGGCCAGACTGTTCGACGTGGATGCTTTGACGGGGCAGATCCGACTGCTGAGTTCGTTGGTCAATTTCCAGGACCGAGTCTTTGGATTCGATGTCAAGGCAACGGATCGAGTAGGCGCCGACGACGGTCAGTCGACCATTGCCAACGTCTTTGTTTACGTGCTAAACTCGATGCAAGAGGTGCGTCTAATAATGGCCGGCCTCCCCGTGGAGGTGGAAAAACAGATGGGAATGATTACGGCCAGTTTGAGTCTTGCCACCGGGTACGACGTGCGGATACGTGCCTTGGAAAGCAACAACAAAGTGGACGAAGCGTAAGTttttgtgacattttttagcAATCACAGGTTAATGATAGAAACATTTCGGTTTCAGCACAAACTTGTACCTGTATGCCATCGATCGGAAGTCCAATTCCCTGGTGGAAATGGCGGAACTTCAGAGGTAAATTTATCACCAATATTAGATTCACAATTTTCATCATCAAACACTGTTTTTCACCGAAGGTCCCTCGCATCGCTGGATATGGCTAATTTGAAGCCAAATTTGCCCATCATCGAACTGACGGAGCTGACGCTGAGTGCGCTGGAACCGCACCCCTACGACGCCGGCATGAAGGGAATCGAACTGGCCACGGTCGTTATCGGGGGGCTGATTTTCGCTGGAGGAACAGCGACGGCCCTGTGCATCGCATGCGCCCGGTACCGACGGTAAGTAGTTGATtaactttttcctttttttcctatTGGTTGTATGCAAGTAGCGCTATGCATATAAGTAGGCCATGGCAGTACTGGTTTTCTTTCGCTCAAGAAAGTGTGTTGCATCCAAGTAGGTCATTTAATGCTTGAAAAAGATTCTTATTGGATTTTTGTGCACTTTAAATGGAAATTGTCATAGTTTTTATTTATTCGAGATTATTTTGAAACAATCAATCAAGCGATATTAACTCATGAATTCCGTTTTCGTTTCTTTTCTAGCGGAATGTATAGCAACTATTTATATTAATTGAGCGATTGCATCAAAAAAGCATGAAGCACcaccataaaaaaatcataaccatccTAACAATTGGCTTATCATATGAGTAAGGAGTAACTAACTGTTATTAACATGCCATGAACCGTATATGTAGAACAGAATTTTGAAACTTTGAGGACTGATAGATCGTTTAAGGGTTAGTATGTGTAAGAAAAGTATTCGCGAAGCATGGAGGCAAAGAAACACATAATTTTAAGAATGATAAGGTAGCTTGAATGATCTGTTCTATTCATGCTCAAACATGAAACATGCTCATAATAGACGGAATAATACGAAATAATTATTCCGTCTATTATGAGCATGtttcaaaaacatttaaatttcCAAGATCATTTAAACATAGTGATATAAATAAACAACATACGCCATAAAATGAATGACTTTATCTCACAGGGGAATTATTAATGGACATTCCATTtcttaaaatgataaaatttatttcGCAACATCAA
Encoded proteins:
- the LOC134221652 gene encoding cadherin-89D isoform X3 yields the protein MRIIPRIILLLFLLFFNSASSEACKLYSKSNLRTKSDGVQFLRLKEDFPVGGEIVSLYAYPRNSILIARTENSSDSEYFKLKEVNNTVVSVILNRSLDQLVDNDNPQSILKFSVFCSGTSMSMKHDNQSSFFTITVYIEDINDNDPEFINLPYAITLDESTPIETVVFNRIKAIDRDKPNTPNSDIEYAIAPKQIKSGDFPFRLESSQKPKLILQRPLDYDTGLHSMNVLVIASDRGNPPRTANATVRVTVRDVDDLSPIFTRAIYRTKLKESFPITGKPIHQAVPFDPPIGAFDQDSLNATLVYSIIGGNERKLFWMSPETGVIFLQKEIDLEAESLPDNTMVLQIEARQTNSPSRSSLARVEMEIIDLNDNLPEFEVDLYNISIIENLPKGFSILQVNAIDRDQGENAEFYYYLGAEDPKGAFVIDHMSGWIVVNDETFLDKEARNSLHMTVNAMERIEQVDRSRNYGTVQVEITLLDTNDNTPEFEQGTLYEFKANCSAAVGSKVGSIKALDPDDMGNGQIQYHIKNVRPNLAIPFKLDPDTGDIKVTETLTYGKIAFFVEARDQPQNPSESRFNVALVTIDIVCQSIEEIEFIGAPYEFWVGADAPIGASVGQIRTTFDSNTEEEIFFDLLHSYPEGVPFAIEERSGIVTVIEVLDKFDRRCYEFETVVSYLPNAEGKNLDQLTPEAYNNLEKIIVTNVTIHVIKNNFMLLRGTNSTPIEFKIKENKPNTIIGQLKFQDFQEQCEADEKGIPPLISVRGDRNRSDRQVFNLNGKNRTRYGRRFIREVATDYVQLYPLVAFDAIYTTNVTTRKARNSRYSRNPTSGVQYSLVNSYDVAETIRLTNDGKLMTVKGLDREKQDLIKVTIIAEYFYKHRTFAGIYQVVILVEDENDNPPKFNQPYFLGVIAENSPIGTEIVLNNPIIITDQDIGVNSEYELILSGESNSFAAQFSNSTLSNYNKTVAHIFKNLQIANLDSSEVLNRRVDFRSKPFEGINGSTPHYNILFMGPNKLDREEIDSLNLKMVATDRDSLTSEVELRILILDVNDNPPIFDKIAIFRKSKCEMLENLSDLELYYLDELETEVLPEFMEMEKNGGRLSYGVDSLFEMVQSAPYVGMPRLLDGQAMLGNRSLVMKRKLYKPKARLRTGTRNTRAISKQSGLRFSLPENVEVGKVILKLTASDDDFDKNSKVFYEIVNQEEIPVKNRSSYFKIDRSSGELKAVKRLPPETEIRLNISAKDVGGLTDVISLEFKIYDVNDNSPVFEQQWYTFKVDEGSYPITGKNIGKVRATDEDLGMNGNVSYLLLAEDDAKIPFSISPLEGTIRVSGEIDRESIASYHFKVLASDNNFDLKLSAMVDVEVIVLDKNDNSPEFTTYDELHYDRSSIKRLPVYVSYINVNSKPGTFVKQVQAKDNDFAENGNGLVIFSLTGQSDLLQFSIDPKDGVITTATKFIPPTNRKTYQHINVTIVASDFGTPPRSSSALLIVNLQGDPERMNAVEERVPLFPYKYYELELRENEHAPKIALNISLNKKYAKDNFRWTIVNDDNGDKFRIDENNGSLWLLQPLDREEQDSYEIKIKVDRLKSRESRNIPSVLYALENPVKKKTHKLHDNEVEILIKVMDVNDNAPIFRDNDGPIIAVVPDRANYGYSVLKVEAFDEDAGSNGDIRYSLLNEPARLFDVDALTGQIRLLSSLVNFQDRVFGFDVKATDRVGADDGQSTIANVFVYVLNSMQEVRLIMAGLPVEVEKQMGMITASLSLATGYDVRIRALESNNKVDEATNLYLYAIDRKSNSLVEMAELQRSLASLDMANLKPNLPIIELTELTLSALEPHPYDAGMKGIELATVVIGGLIFAGGTATALCIACARYRRGMYSNYLY